In Salarias fasciatus chromosome 20, fSalaFa1.1, whole genome shotgun sequence, a single window of DNA contains:
- the LOC115407669 gene encoding probable G-protein coupled receptor 173, translating into MANQSYAIDGPGSLLAVLASQSGLSRGGSSSSSSSSDGNSGGISATDVSAYFKLVFLGLIICVSLVGNLLVSLLVLRDRTLHKAPYFFLLDLCLADAVRSAACFPFVLVSVHNSSAWTYSALSCKVVAFMAVLFCFHAAFMLFCVAVTRYLAIAHHRFYAKRMTIWTCAAIICMVWTLAVAMAFPPVFDVGTYKFIRDEDQCIFEHRYLKTNDTLGFMLMLAVVVLATHGFYAKLLLFEYRHRKMKPVQLVPAISQNWTFHGPGATGQAAANWIAGFGRGPMPPTLLGIRQNLHNQHRRLLGMEEVRSERRLGRMFYTITLLFLVLWAPYIVACFWRVFVKSCTIPHRYLSITVWMSFAQAGVNPIFCLLLNEDLRKVLRAHLPTYWRTKQHLPQDEAYCIM; encoded by the coding sequence ATGGCTAACCAGAGCTATGCCATCGATGGCCCTGGCAGTCTGCTGGCTGTGCTGGCTTCGCAGAGCGGACTGTCGagaggcggcagcagcagcagcagcagcagcagcgatggCAACAGCGGAGGAATCTCTGCCACAGATGTGTCTGCCTACTTTAAGCTGGTCTTCTTGGGGTTGATCATCTGTGTCAGCCTCGTCGGCAACCTACTGGTCTCCCTGTTGGTCCTGCGAGACAGGACGCTCCATAAGGCTCCCTATTTCTTTCTCCTGGACCTGTGCCTGGCCGATGCAGTCCGCTCCGCCGCCTGCTTTCCCTTCGTGCTGGTTTCTGTCCACAACAGCTCGGCATGGACTTACAGTGCCTTGAGTTGTAAAGTCGTGGCTTTCATGGCCGTGCTGTTCTGTTTTCATGCTGCCTTCATGCTCTTCTGTGTGGCCGTCACTCGTTACCTTGCCATCGCCCACCACCGATTCTACGCCAAACGCATGACCATATGGACCTGCGCCGCCATTATCTGCATGGTGTGGACTCTGGCCGTCGCAATGGCGTTCCCGCCCGTCTTCGACGTGGGGACTTACAAGTTCATCCGCGATGAGGATCAGTGCATTTTTGAACACCGCTACCTGAAGACCAACGACACCCTGGGCTTCATGCTCATGCTGGCCGTGGTGGTCCTGGCTACTCACGGTTTCTATgccaagctgctgctgttcgaGTACCGGCACCGCAAGATGAAACCCGTCCAGCTGGTGCCCGCCATCAGCCAGAACTGGACCTTCCACGGTCCCGGGGCCACGGGCCAAGCTGCGGCCAACTGGATTGCGGGGTTCGGTCGTGGCCCCATGCCACCCACCCTGCTGGGCATCAGGCAAAATTTACACAATCAGCACCGGCGTCTGCTCgggatggaggaggtgaggtcGGAGAGGCGGCTGGGCAGGATGTTCTACACCATCACCCTGCTCTTTCTGGTCCTCTGGGCGCCGTACATCGTGGCGTGTTTCTGGAGGGTCTTTGTCAAGTCCTGCACCATCCCACACAGGTACCTTTCCATCACGGTGTGGATGAGCTTCGCCCAGGCCGGGGTCAACCCCATCTTCTGTCTCCTGCTCAATGAGGACCTGAGGAAAGTGCTGAGAGCTCATTTGCCAACTTACTGGAGGACTAAACAACACCTGCCCCAGGATGAGGCCTACTGCATCATGTGA